A part of Corynebacterium lactis RW2-5 genomic DNA contains:
- a CDS encoding HAD-IIA family hydrolase, whose protein sequence is MATVASAFDAALLDLDGTIYEGGAPVPGALEGLTEANLPMVFITNNASRAPQVVADQLNSLGYTVEAEDVMTSAQAAIAMAADIIPAGSNVYVLGAESFKQLARDAGYTVVDSADDSPAAVFHGLNREMTWNEISEAALSISRGARYLASNLDTTLPDERGFLVGNGSIAAAITTTTGVEPLSAGKPKPPMFLKAAEKIGSKRPVAIGDRLDTDIAGGNAARFETFMVVTGVSTHMDVVRARPEHRPSLIGADMTALNREESAARPGPQAGFTALYDDSDPTVVVLSGGDAEDPRMGDPAQAAVAALLTVAGLVWASESGKDRAAAVSQVRADGALAAEALSAWRL, encoded by the coding sequence ATGGCAACTGTTGCCTCCGCTTTTGATGCCGCACTGCTCGATCTCGACGGAACAATTTACGAGGGCGGTGCCCCGGTCCCGGGCGCGCTGGAAGGACTGACGGAGGCTAACCTGCCGATGGTGTTTATCACCAACAATGCCTCGCGCGCCCCGCAGGTCGTCGCAGATCAGCTCAATTCGCTGGGCTATACGGTCGAGGCCGAGGACGTAATGACCTCGGCACAGGCCGCAATCGCCATGGCTGCGGACATTATCCCGGCCGGTTCTAACGTCTACGTGCTGGGCGCGGAGTCTTTCAAGCAGCTGGCCCGCGACGCCGGATACACCGTCGTTGATTCCGCCGACGATTCCCCGGCCGCCGTCTTCCATGGTCTCAACCGCGAGATGACCTGGAACGAGATCTCCGAGGCGGCACTGTCGATCTCCCGGGGTGCGCGTTATCTCGCCTCTAACCTGGACACCACGCTTCCCGACGAGCGAGGCTTCCTCGTCGGCAACGGCTCTATCGCGGCGGCCATCACCACGACCACCGGCGTGGAGCCGCTCAGCGCGGGCAAGCCGAAGCCCCCGATGTTCCTGAAAGCCGCCGAGAAAATCGGCTCGAAGCGCCCGGTAGCGATTGGTGACCGCCTAGACACCGATATCGCCGGCGGTAACGCTGCCAGGTTCGAGACATTCATGGTGGTCACGGGCGTATCCACGCACATGGATGTCGTCCGAGCGCGCCCGGAGCACCGCCCGAGCCTCATTGGCGCCGACATGACCGCCCTGAACCGCGAGGAATCCGCCGCCCGCCCGGGCCCGCAGGCTGGTTTCACTGCGCTTTACGACGACTCGGATCCGACCGTGGTTGTGCTCTCCGGCGGCGACGCCGAGGACCCGCGCATGGGCGATCCCGCGCAGGCTGCCGTTGCCGCGCTGCTCACGGTCGCCGGGTTGGTGTGGGCGTCGGAAAGCGGAAAGGACCGTGCGGCGGCAGTTTCCCAGGTGCGCGCGGACGGCGCGCTGGCGGCAGAGGCACTGAGCGCGTGGAGGCTGTAG
- a CDS encoding ABC transporter permease: protein MNKLFDVKLVAGVAFVVALLAVSLFVGQYDILGAEDGWAMFGITRIPRTVALVLSGAAMAMCGLVMQLLTHNKFVEPTTTGTTEWAGLGLIFVMYFFPSASILGRMGGAIIFAFIGTVIFFLFLRRVSLKSSLIVPIVGIMLGAVVSSVSTFFALQTNMLQSLGVWFSGSFTDIYKGQYEFLWLVVAIVVVVFLFSDRLTVAGLGKDIATNVGLNYNQIVFFGTGLIAIATGLVTVVVGNLPFLGLVVPNIVSMFRGDDLRSNLPWVCLVGIAVVTIADLLGRIIIAPFEVPVSVILGIMGAVVFVYLIVRRRRV, encoded by the coding sequence ATGAATAAGCTTTTTGACGTCAAACTCGTCGCCGGGGTCGCCTTCGTGGTGGCCCTTTTGGCGGTTTCGCTTTTTGTCGGCCAGTACGACATCCTCGGTGCAGAGGATGGCTGGGCGATGTTCGGCATTACCCGTATCCCACGCACTGTCGCGCTGGTTCTTTCAGGCGCGGCGATGGCGATGTGCGGGCTGGTCATGCAGCTGCTCACTCACAACAAGTTCGTGGAGCCAACCACGACCGGTACTACAGAGTGGGCGGGTCTCGGGCTGATCTTTGTCATGTACTTTTTTCCGTCTGCGTCGATACTGGGGCGGATGGGCGGCGCGATTATCTTTGCGTTTATCGGCACTGTGATATTTTTCCTGTTCCTGCGTCGGGTCAGCCTGAAGTCAAGCCTGATTGTGCCGATTGTTGGCATTATGCTCGGCGCGGTGGTTAGTTCCGTGTCCACGTTTTTCGCGCTGCAGACGAATATGCTGCAGTCTTTGGGCGTGTGGTTCTCGGGCTCGTTCACCGACATCTACAAGGGACAATACGAGTTCCTGTGGCTCGTCGTCGCGATCGTGGTTGTCGTGTTCCTCTTCAGCGACCGTCTGACGGTCGCGGGTCTCGGTAAGGACATTGCAACTAACGTTGGCCTGAACTACAACCAGATTGTGTTCTTCGGTACGGGACTGATTGCAATCGCAACGGGCCTGGTCACAGTGGTCGTGGGCAACCTGCCCTTCCTGGGGCTCGTGGTACCGAATATCGTCTCTATGTTCCGCGGCGATGACCTTCGCTCCAATCTTCCGTGGGTGTGCCTGGTCGGCATTGCGGTCGTAACCATCGCGGACCTTCTCGGGCGCATCATCATCGCTCCTTTCGAGGTGCCCGTTTCCGTGATTCTGGGAATCATGGGCGCGGTTGTCTTCGTCTACTTGATTGTCAGGAGGCGCCGTGTTTAG
- a CDS encoding tetratricopeptide repeat protein codes for MAEHEGPRSGESRGNRGNHGANRSHGRGDGGFKGRGRGGNGGNGGRGGRGQGARGFRRDDRDDRRRDDRRRDDRGDRNDRNDRNERGGFGERREGGRPNRDDRRGRGGQRGQGDRRRSNRGGRFQDEKRTHRTGPQRPGFREERIEARKNEPSIPDDVRADELDASVRQDLKSLAKDNADKVARHMIMAAMLLAEDPKQALAHARAAKDRAGRVGVVRETAGVTAYHAGEWKEALSELRAARRISGGPGLLAVMADCERGLGRPEKAIELGRSDEASQLDAETKTELAIVIAGARRDLGELDEAIVELETQNLDPEREDFEAARLFYAYADALAAAGRTDEAKTWFTRSAKIDEDELLDARERVEELD; via the coding sequence ATGGCTGAGCACGAGGGTCCCCGTTCAGGCGAGAGCCGAGGAAACCGCGGAAACCACGGGGCAAACCGTTCGCACGGGCGCGGCGACGGCGGCTTTAAGGGTCGTGGACGCGGCGGTAATGGCGGCAACGGCGGTCGCGGTGGCCGTGGCCAGGGTGCGAGGGGCTTCCGTCGCGATGACCGGGATGACCGTCGCCGTGACGACCGCCGTCGTGATGACCGGGGTGACCGGAATGATCGCAACGACCGTAACGAGCGCGGTGGCTTCGGGGAGCGTCGCGAAGGTGGCCGCCCGAACCGCGATGACCGCCGTGGCCGTGGTGGCCAGCGTGGTCAGGGCGATCGTCGTCGCTCCAATCGCGGCGGTCGTTTCCAGGATGAGAAGCGTACGCACCGGACTGGTCCTCAGCGTCCGGGCTTCCGCGAGGAGCGCATCGAGGCCCGTAAGAACGAGCCGTCGATTCCGGATGACGTGCGGGCAGACGAGCTCGATGCCAGCGTGCGCCAGGACCTGAAGAGCCTGGCAAAGGATAACGCGGACAAGGTCGCACGCCACATGATTATGGCTGCGATGCTGCTGGCGGAGGATCCGAAGCAGGCGCTGGCGCACGCCCGTGCCGCGAAGGACCGCGCTGGCCGTGTGGGCGTTGTCCGCGAGACCGCTGGTGTCACCGCTTACCACGCGGGCGAGTGGAAGGAAGCGCTGTCCGAGCTGCGCGCCGCTCGCCGTATCTCCGGCGGACCAGGTTTGCTGGCCGTAATGGCTGACTGCGAGCGTGGCCTTGGACGCCCGGAGAAGGCTATTGAGCTGGGCCGTTCCGATGAAGCCAGCCAGCTGGACGCCGAGACCAAGACCGAGCTTGCCATCGTTATCGCTGGTGCCCGCCGTGACCTGGGCGAGCTGGATGAGGCCATCGTCGAGCTGGAGACCCAGAACCTGGACCCGGAGCGCGAGGACTTCGAGGCGGCGCGCCTGTTCTACGCCTACGCGGATGCCCTGGCTGCCGCCGGCCGCACTGATGAGGCGAAGACCTGGTTCACCCGCAGCGCCAAGATTGACGAGGACGAGCTGCTCGACGCCCGCGAGCGCGTCGAAGAGCTGGACTAG
- a CDS encoding ribonuclease H family protein, translating to MTITAAVDGSALHNPGPAGWCWYIDDDCWAAGGWKEGTNNRGELTALAELLRATAHLADEHLHVLCDSQYVINSVTKWMPGWKRKGWKKRDGKPVLNVDILQDIDALLVGRKIDMEWVKGHSGHDMNEAADQRARAAATAYQKGTKVPHGPGFGSGASQVAPTAAASAAASRSAESSQQSLFDFDSPAVDSRTETLRTAAEQALTTLRRAARRAEQGSDRALRTLLADAVTNVSVEQVAGELSSASEELTVIGATAVALLRGEGWTALATWSLEPELKLVGWHLSR from the coding sequence ATGACTATTACCGCTGCCGTTGACGGATCCGCCCTCCACAACCCGGGGCCTGCAGGTTGGTGCTGGTACATCGACGATGACTGCTGGGCCGCCGGAGGCTGGAAGGAAGGCACCAACAACCGCGGCGAACTCACCGCTCTCGCCGAGCTGCTGCGCGCCACCGCACACCTTGCCGACGAGCACCTTCACGTCCTGTGCGACTCCCAGTACGTGATCAACTCGGTGACTAAGTGGATGCCGGGATGGAAGCGCAAGGGCTGGAAGAAACGCGATGGAAAGCCGGTGCTCAACGTGGATATTCTGCAGGATATCGACGCATTGTTGGTCGGCCGAAAAATAGATATGGAATGGGTCAAGGGCCACTCCGGCCACGATATGAACGAAGCCGCCGATCAGCGTGCCCGCGCCGCCGCAACCGCGTACCAGAAGGGCACGAAGGTTCCGCACGGCCCGGGGTTCGGCTCGGGCGCTAGTCAGGTTGCACCGACTGCCGCTGCCTCCGCCGCCGCCTCGCGGTCTGCCGAGTCCTCGCAGCAGAGCCTCTTCGACTTCGACTCACCCGCCGTCGACAGTCGCACCGAAACGCTGCGCACCGCCGCCGAGCAGGCGCTGACCACTCTCCGTCGCGCCGCTCGTAGGGCCGAGCAGGGCAGCGACCGGGCTCTTCGTACTCTGCTTGCCGACGCCGTCACGAACGTCTCGGTGGAGCAGGTAGCGGGGGAGTTGTCGTCGGCAAGCGAGGAGCTGACCGTAATTGGGGCTACGGCGGTGGCGCTGCTGCGCGGTGAGGGGTGGACCGCGCTGGCGACGTGGAGTCTTGAGCCGGAGCTGAAGTTGGTCGGCTGGCATTTGAGCCGGTAG
- a CDS encoding iron chelate uptake ABC transporter family permease subunit, whose amino-acid sequence MFSDATFNTASASEKRVTTSFSGERARRRYWIILGALVVAAAFFTAGLLAWGNPLPFGTDGFWLIARRRADAIVAMAIVACAQAVATVAFQSIANNRIITPSIMGFEALYVAISTSAVYFFGVTGLAQAGSLSAFVMQLALMVGLSLVLYTWLLTGRGADMHSMLLVGIVIGGGLASLSTFMQRLLTPSEFDLLTARLFGSVNNADPEFYPVAIPLVVVGIAVIVWHSRVLNVMAMGRDVSTALGVNYQRSSITVLVFVAVLMAVSTAMVGPMTFLGFLVATIAYQAADTFDHRFVLPMAALIGYVTLAGAYFVLNHVFYAQGVVSIIIELVGGSIFLYVVLKKGRL is encoded by the coding sequence GTGTTTAGTGACGCAACGTTCAACACAGCGTCGGCAAGCGAAAAACGGGTGACGACCTCGTTTAGCGGTGAGCGGGCGAGGAGGCGCTACTGGATTATCCTCGGGGCTCTCGTAGTGGCGGCGGCGTTTTTCACGGCCGGACTGCTGGCGTGGGGCAACCCTCTGCCGTTTGGGACCGACGGGTTCTGGCTGATCGCGCGCAGGCGTGCCGACGCTATCGTTGCGATGGCTATCGTCGCATGTGCTCAGGCGGTGGCGACGGTGGCGTTCCAATCGATTGCGAATAATCGCATCATTACGCCATCGATTATGGGGTTCGAGGCGCTCTATGTCGCGATTAGTACGTCGGCGGTCTACTTTTTCGGTGTGACGGGGCTGGCGCAGGCCGGGTCGCTGAGCGCGTTCGTGATGCAGCTGGCGCTGATGGTGGGGCTGTCGCTAGTGCTGTACACGTGGCTGCTGACAGGGCGGGGCGCGGACATGCACAGCATGCTGCTGGTCGGCATCGTGATCGGCGGTGGGCTGGCGTCGCTTTCGACGTTCATGCAGAGGCTGCTGACCCCGTCGGAGTTTGATCTGCTAACGGCGCGGCTTTTCGGCTCGGTCAATAACGCCGATCCGGAGTTTTATCCGGTGGCGATTCCACTTGTGGTGGTGGGTATCGCGGTGATTGTCTGGCACTCGCGGGTGCTGAACGTGATGGCGATGGGCCGCGACGTGTCGACGGCGCTGGGAGTGAACTACCAGCGCAGCTCGATTACCGTGCTGGTGTTCGTCGCGGTGCTAATGGCGGTGTCGACGGCGATGGTCGGCCCGATGACGTTCCTGGGCTTCCTGGTCGCCACGATCGCGTACCAGGCGGCGGATACGTTTGATCACCGTTTCGTACTGCCGATGGCGGCGCTGATTGGTTACGTCACCTTGGCTGGAGCGTACTTCGTTCTCAATCACGTCTTCTACGCGCAGGGCGTGGTGTCCATAATCATCGAGCTGGTTGGCGGTTCGATCTTCCTCTACGTTGTTTTGAAGAAGGGACGGCTATGA
- a CDS encoding ABC transporter ATP-binding protein, producing the protein MIRLENVRKNYTSEVEIGPVSLEFPNNAITALIGPNGAGKSTLLTMIGRLLGVDSGTINVGPYDVGAAKSKDLAKVLSILRQDNHFVTRLTVRQLVSFGRFPYSHGRLTAEDEEIISRYIEFLNLGALQGRYLDELSGGQRQRAYVAMVLCQETEYVLLDEPLNNLDISHSVDIMAHLRTAVRQMGRTMVVVLHDINFAARYADHICAVKDGQIVEHGPTRELMRSEVLSPIFGTQIDIVEGPHGPVACYGS; encoded by the coding sequence ATGATTCGCCTCGAAAACGTCCGTAAGAATTACACCAGCGAGGTCGAAATTGGGCCCGTCAGCCTGGAGTTTCCGAACAATGCCATCACCGCGCTGATCGGTCCCAATGGCGCGGGCAAGTCTACGTTGCTGACGATGATCGGGCGCTTGCTCGGCGTCGATTCGGGCACCATCAACGTGGGGCCTTACGACGTCGGTGCGGCGAAGTCGAAGGACCTGGCGAAGGTGCTGTCGATCCTGCGTCAGGACAATCACTTCGTCACACGCTTGACCGTCCGGCAGCTGGTCAGCTTCGGCCGTTTCCCGTACAGCCACGGCCGGCTGACTGCCGAGGACGAGGAGATCATCTCCCGCTACATCGAGTTTTTGAACCTTGGCGCGCTGCAGGGGCGCTACCTGGACGAGCTGTCGGGTGGCCAGCGGCAGCGCGCCTACGTGGCGATGGTTCTGTGCCAGGAAACCGAGTACGTGCTGCTGGATGAGCCGCTGAACAACCTGGACATCTCGCATTCGGTGGACATTATGGCGCACCTGCGCACCGCGGTCCGTCAGATGGGCCGCACGATGGTGGTGGTTCTCCACGACATTAACTTTGCAGCCCGCTACGCGGATCACATCTGCGCGGTGAAGGATGGGCAGATTGTCGAGCACGGCCCGACCCGCGAGCTGATGCGCTCGGAGGTGCTCAGTCCCATCTTTGGCACACAGATTGACATCGTCGAGGGGCCGCACGGTCCGGTTGCCTGCTACGGGTCCTAG
- a CDS encoding TlyA family RNA methyltransferase — translation MAKSKGSPKRRLDAELVRRKIARSREAAVQMIKAGRVEVGGFAATKPATAVTGDVSIRVTGVDEDENWASRGAHKLLGALEAFEAQGLDISGRAVLDAGASTGGFTDVCLRRDVEKVYAVDVGYGQLVWRLQDDPRVVVLDRTNVRNLTPEILGGTANLMVGDLSFISLNLVLPAIVSCMDDGADLLPMVKPQFEVGKERLGHGGVVRSDELRREVVVEVANNARKLGLSFRGAVASPLPGPSGNVEFFLWLVKDGGATDSGDEAVAEAIATAVKEGPKP, via the coding sequence ATGGCGAAGTCGAAGGGGTCTCCGAAGCGTCGTCTGGACGCGGAGCTGGTGCGTCGCAAGATTGCGCGGTCTCGCGAGGCTGCGGTGCAGATGATCAAGGCCGGTCGTGTGGAGGTCGGCGGTTTCGCCGCGACGAAGCCCGCGACGGCGGTGACAGGCGACGTGTCCATTCGCGTTACCGGCGTAGACGAGGACGAAAACTGGGCGTCGCGCGGCGCGCACAAGCTGCTGGGCGCTCTAGAGGCGTTCGAGGCGCAGGGTCTGGATATTTCCGGGCGTGCGGTGCTGGATGCGGGCGCGTCGACAGGAGGGTTCACCGACGTGTGCCTGCGCCGCGACGTGGAGAAGGTCTACGCCGTGGATGTCGGCTACGGGCAGCTGGTCTGGCGGCTGCAGGATGACCCGCGCGTGGTGGTGCTCGACCGCACGAACGTCCGTAATCTGACGCCGGAGATTCTCGGCGGCACGGCGAACCTAATGGTGGGCGACCTTTCGTTTATCTCCCTGAACCTGGTATTGCCTGCGATTGTCTCCTGCATGGATGACGGCGCGGACCTGCTGCCGATGGTCAAACCGCAGTTTGAGGTCGGCAAAGAGCGCCTGGGCCATGGCGGCGTGGTGCGCAGCGATGAGCTGCGCCGCGAGGTTGTGGTTGAGGTCGCGAATAACGCTCGCAAGCTGGGCCTATCCTTCCGGGGTGCGGTCGCAAGCCCGCTGCCGGGGCCGTCTGGCAACGTGGAGTTTTTCCTGTGGTTGGTCAAGGACGGCGGCGCCACAGATTCGGGCGACGAGGCCGTCGCCGAGGCAATCGCCACGGCAGTGAAGGAGGGGCCGAAGCCATGA